The following proteins are encoded in a genomic region of Chaetodon auriga isolate fChaAug3 chromosome 8, fChaAug3.hap1, whole genome shotgun sequence:
- the cep162 gene encoding centrosomal protein of 162 kDa isoform X9 — protein sequence MSHRLTKEELDEQFELFLKESISDDSVDLGGTDKQPSAKSSWKSAQKPTVSWWEDDDHSVRGTQTGLLGSGKTFRKSFRKSQSIREEEEDPGDAGLKEEEQEAAAVIRDSAEIEDSVMVPAANTTNIGLDTLEEEEEKARFFAQLEEGASATIDYSKLNRELDSTSSTIGTSLRKAEEAVEQSDDDQRKARVTEPVRESPAYTGSPHYSEDFEEEENGKEPREEKSKMSPVLAKVSLYDSLDDNSGDNRRKDTAGSLDRGQSYVQSGGSEMDALHEAYRQIHAVEDSDDHHHHYLSLEGRGAINRPVSPSSPPQHARLSLQPASTNESELPTAEELMRPIRPEEDHMRGFTLQPVSAVVDQEKKPHLLERTFPDVTSPESQLKPPGEADPIAGIKGARRLRSPDSPNLNLTWSIRQEVERLMQDQDKYSPSTSSQAGKVKKQLASHGSTVSHHSTSSVRKPTVAPVRGRRGVEGGTAVISRSAGLSRATATTRAQPSISRPLQHPQKRNKSTKSQEKDDNTDPGLKVSSELVASVQSLVTVLQQQMITSSPQDATDTQEARLTHDLPKDNTVEDSSLVKALRVQLDHKERELQVMKEGAEELQSLRQQNYVLQSKLRSAEEASEKKRWAEATDSAREERLQQMDKEIREQEVLLKGYQQENEKLYLQMKAQQAKSKANEEVMFNENQRLLNELAFTREKLNKTSKPVGNVCLMDHTQRITDLLAQINTFQSNEATLSEDIRRLKQEKQALDVDLQLMKKERDLAKAQAMSASGDKTFEMRVLEDKHREEVTALKKKLQWFAENQELLDRDAGRLKAATAEIQQLKEQVEKLKMDVGKRSSEQQRKAKERTVDTKKMQDLERQVKELEQVLRHRNPNSLPALIYAAATAGSPEDMDAAKTSPPSRINALLERRIQRLEAELESHDEEAKRSLRAMEQQFHRIKLRYEHQISQLEQQLEAANSAPGTEPWMSQVRSLEEELQRVKETQQEKEKVHQDQIESLQQQLKQKAHPSPGRHQRQAEAAFGVRIERLNQELSAKTRSIQELNRTVERLQKERRNMLSVPNIRPETRSAETRVQPGPAKALASVTAGETCGEKGTFPAAHYEKTYQPTVFTGSHISEVLQENEALKQHVELLELQSQQDKEALKADAVHAKEELCRLQEQSAEQLSAIKAEHFRVLDQLRATHALEHSSSKVAELANKLNTQEVVVKHLKDQLKELQGAKEALTISRTREDALQKQLTRLLKELKEAKEAQSPEVKLLCSLERKILSMELRHQDREKELQQVIGGSWQALDADQQSNRHRAEVEHWKRLAQDKSRELEAFRLELDSILDILRHLQRQGVVLPITAPPTQRRYDVCQ from the exons TCCATCTCAGATGACTCTGTGGATTTGGGCGGCACTGACAAGCAGCCCAGTGCTAAAAGCAGTTGGAAGTCAGCACAGAAACCAACAGTGTCTTGGTGGGAAGATGATGACCACAGCGTTCGGGGAACACAGACAG gaCTGCTGGGATCTGGGAAGACTTTCAGGAAGTCTTTTAGGAAGTCTCAGTCTATtcgggaggaggaggaggatccaGGAGATGCTGGTTTgaaggaagaagagcaggaagcagctgctgtcatcagAGACAGTGCTGAGATAGAGG ACTCAGTGATGGTACCAGCCGCAAACACTACCAACATTGGTTTGGACactctggaggaagaagaggaaaaagccAGATTCTTTGCCCAGCTCGAGGAAGGAGCCTCAGCAACTATAGATTACTCCAAGCTGAACAGGGAGCTGGACTCAACAAGTTCTACCATCGGAACAAGCCTCAG GAAAGCTGAGGAAGCAGTGGAACAGAGTGATGATGATCAGAGAAAGGCCAGAGTCACAGAGCCTGTCAGAGAGTCTCCAG CTTATACAGGCTCTCCACACTACAGTGAAGAttttgaggaagaggagaatggAAAAGAGCCACGGGAGGAG AAGTCTAAAATGTCTCCAGTTCTTGCCAAAG TTTCCCTCTATGATTCCCTGGATGACAACAGTGGAGACAACAGAAGGAAGGACACAGCAGGATCACTGGACAGAG GCCAGTCATATGTGCAGAGTGGGGGCTCAGAGATGGATGCTCTTCATGAGGCCTACAGACAGATCCACGCTGTGGAAGATTCAGATGACCATCATCACCATTATTTATCTCTGGAAGGGAGGGGGGCGATCAACAGACCTGTGTCTCCATCATCCCCCCCTCAGCATGCCAGACTGTCTCTTCAACCTGCTTCTACCAATGAGTCAG agCTCCCCACAGCAGAAGAGTTAATGAGACCCATCCGGCCAGAGGAGGACCATATGAGAGGCTTCACTCTCCAGCCTGTCAG TGCTGTAGTTGACCAAGAAAAGAAACCCCACTTATTGGAAAGGACTTTCCCAGATGTGACATCTCCAGAGTCACAACTGAAGCCACCAGGAGAGGCTGACCCCATTGCAGGGATAAAGGGAGCCAGGAGATTAAGGTCCCCAGACTCTCCCAACCTCAACCTGACATGGAgcatcagacaggaagtagagagGCTGATGCAGGATCAGGACAAATACTCGCCTTCCACATCCTCTCAGGCTGGCAAAGTTAAGAAACAACTG gccTCCCATGGCTCCACTGTTTCTCATCACTCTACATCTTCAGTGAGGAAACCCACTGTGGCTCCTGtgagaggcaggagaggagtggaggggggGACAGCAGTGATCAGCAGGTCAGCAGGACTCAGCAGAGCGACTGCAACCACCAGAGCCCAGCCTTCGATCTCCCGTCCTCTGCAGCAtccacagaaaagaaacaaatccACAAAGAGCCAAGAAAAGGATGACAACACAG ATCCAGGTCTAAAGGTGAGCAGTGAGCTGGTGGCATCTGTTCAGTCCTTAGTTACTGTCCTTCAACAGCAGATGATCACCAGCAGTCCTCAAGAtgctacagacacacaagaagCCAGACTGACGCATGATCTTCCAAAGGACAAT acagtggaggacagcTCTCTGGTGAAGGCGCTGAGAGTCCAGCTGGATCACAAAGAGAGGGAGCTGCAGGTGATGAAGGAAGGAGCAGAAGAGCTCCAGTCACTCAGACAACAAAACTACGTACTGCAGAGCAag CTGCGAAGTGCAGAAGAAGCCAGTGAGAAGAAGAGATGGGCTGAGGCCACTGACTCTGCTCGAGAGGAAAGACTTCAGCAGATGGATAAAGaaatcagagagcaggaggtgCTCCTGAAGGGTTACCAGCAG GAGAATGAGaagctgtatttgcaaatgaaGGCTCAGCAGGCCAAGAGTAAGGCCAATGAGGAGGTCATGTTTAATGAAAACCAGAGGCTGCTGAATGAGCTGGCTTTCACCAG GGAGAAGTTGAATAAAACCTCTAAGCCTGTGGGGAATGTCTGCTTAATGGATCACACTCAACGTATAACAGACTTGTTAGctcaaataaatacatttcag AGCAATGAGGCCACGCTGTCTGAGGACATTCGCAGACTGAAGCAAGAAAAGCAGGCTCTGGACGTAGACCTGCAGCtaatgaagaaagagagagacctAGCTAAAGCTCAGGCCATGTCTGCCTCAG GTGACAAGACTTTTGAGATGCGGGTATTAGAGGACaagcacagagaggaagtgacagCGCTGAAAAAGAAGCTGCAGTGGTTTGCTGAGaaccaggagctgctggacaGAGACGCAGGCAGACTGAAGGCTGCTACAGCTGAGATACAGCAGCTCAAAGAGCAG GTCGAGAAGCTGAAAATGGATGTGGGCAAAAGAAGCAGTGAGCAGCAAAGAAAGGCCAAagagagaacagtggacactAAAAAGATGCAGGACCTGGAGCGACAG GTCAAGGAGCTGGAGCAGGTACTAAGACATAGAAACCCAAACTCCCTGCCTGCTCTGATCTAcgctgcagccacagctggcAGTCCAGAGGATATGGACGCTGCCAAGACGTCCCCACCCAGCAGGATCAATGCCCTGCTGGAGCGCAGGATTCAGCGTCTGGAGGCCGAGCTGGAGAGTCACGATGAGGAGGCCAAGCGCAGCCTGCGGGCCATGGAACAGCAGTTCCACCGGATCAAG CTCCGTTACGAGCATCAGATCtcacagctggagcagcagctggaagcAGCAAATTCAGCACCTGGGACCGAGCCGTGGATGTCACAGGTTCGATCGCtggaggaagagctgcagcGTGTGAAGGAAACccagcaggagaaagagaaagtccACCAGGACCAGATCGagtctctccagcagcagctcaaacaaAAG GCCCACCCAAGTCCAGGTCGACACCAGCGTCAGGCCGAGGCCGCATTTGGCGTCCGAATCGAGCGGCTGAACCAAGAGCTCAGTGCCAAGACACGAAGCATTCAGGAGCTGAACCGCACTGTGGAGAGActgcagaaggagaggaggaacatgcTGTCTGTCCCCAACATAAGACCAGAAACCCGTTCTGCAGAGACCAGAGTGCAGCCAGGCCCAGCCAAAGCACTGGCTTCTGTTACTGCAGGAGAAACGTGTGGAGAGAAAGGAACGTTTCCAGCTGCTCATTACGAGAAGACCTACCAGCCCACTGTCTTCACAG GCAGTCATATCTCAGAGGTTCTGCAGGAGAACGAGGCTCTGAAGCAGCacgtggagctgctggagctgcagagtcagcaGGACAAGGAGGCATTAAAGGCTGATGCAGTACACGCCAAGGAGGAGCTGTGCAG GCTACAGGAGCAGTCCGCAGAGCAGCTGTCTGCTATAAAAGCAGAACACTTCAGGGTGTTAGACCAGCTGCGTGCCACCCATGCCCTGGAACACTCGTCCTCAAAGGTTGCTGAACTAGCCAATAAACTCAACACTCAGGAG GTCGTGGTGAAGCATTTGAAAGACCAGCTGAAAGAGCTGCAGGGAGCTAAAGAGGCTCTGACAATATCCAGGACCCGAGAGGACGCGCTGCAAAAGCAG CTGACCAGACTGCTGAAAGAGCTGAAGGAAGCTAAAGAAGCTCAGAGCCCAGAGGTGAAACTCCTGTGTAGCCTGGAGAGGAAGATCCTCAGCATGGAGCTCAGACACCAGGACCGAgagaaagagctgcagcag GTGATTGGGGGGTCATGGCAGGCATTAGATGCTGATCAGCAGTctaacagacacagagcagaggtggagcaCTGGAAGCGTCTGGCTCAGGAcaagagcagagagctggaggctTTCCGTCTGGAGCTGGACTCCATCCTGGACATCCTGAGACATCTCCAAAGACAGGGAGTGGTCCTGCCCATCACAGCCCCGCCTACCCAGAGACGTTAtgatgtgtgtcagtga
- the cep162 gene encoding centrosomal protein of 162 kDa isoform X6 produces the protein MSHRLTKEELDEQFELFLKESISDDSVDLGGTDKQPSAKSSWKSAQKPTVSWWEDDDHSVRGTQTGMAKSRFIKTKKSQPENNDGLLGSGKTFRKSFRKSQSIREEEEDPGDAGLKEEEQEAAAVIRDSAEIEDSVMVPAANTTNIGLDTLEEEEEKARFFAQLEEGASATIDYSKLNRELDSTSSTIGTSLRKAEEAVEQSDDDQRKARVTEPVRESPAYTGSPHYSEDFEEEENGKEPREEKSKMSPVLAKVSLYDSLDDNSGDNRRKDTAGSLDRGQSYVQSGGSEMDALHEAYRQIHAVEDSDDHHHHYLSLEGRGAINRPVSPSSPPQHARLSLQPASTNESELPTAEELMRPIRPEEDHMRGFTLQPVSAVVDQEKKPHLLERTFPDVTSPESQLKPPGEADPIAGIKGARRLRSPDSPNLNLTWSIRQEVERLMQDQDKYSPSTSSQAGKVKKQLASHGSTVSHHSTSSVRKPTVAPVRGRRGVEGGTAVISRSAGLSRATATTRAQPSISRPLQHPQKRNKSTKSQEKDDNTADPGLKVSSELVASVQSLVTVLQQQMITSSPQDATDTQEARLTHDLPKDNTVEDSSLVKALRVQLDHKERELQVMKEGAEELQSLRQQNYVLQSKLRSAEEASEKKRWAEATDSAREERLQQMDKEIREQEVLLKGYQQENEKLYLQMKAQQAKSKANEEVMFNENQRLLNELAFTREKLNKTSKPVGNVCLMDHTQRITDLLAQINTFQSNEATLSEDIRRLKQEKQALDVDLQLMKKERDLAKAQAMSASGDKTFEMRVLEDKHREEVTALKKKLQWFAENQELLDRDAGRLKAATAEIQQLKEQVEKLKMDVGKRSSEQQRKAKERTVDTKKMQDLERQVKELEQVLRHRNPNSLPALIYAAATAGSPEDMDAAKTSPPSRINALLERRIQRLEAELESHDEEAKRSLRAMEQQFHRIKLRYEHQISQLEQQLEAANSAPGTEPWMSQVRSLEEELQRVKETQQEKEKVHQDQIESLQQQLKQKAHPSPGRHQRQAEAAFGVRIERLNQELSAKTRSIQELNRTVERLQKERRNMLSVPNIRPETRSAETRVQPGPAKALASVTAGETCGEKGTFPAAHYEKTYQPTVFTGSHISEVLQENEALKQHVELLELQSQQDKEALKADAVHAKEELCRLQEQSAEQLSAIKAEHFRVLDQLRATHALEHSSSKVAELANKLNTQEVVVKHLKDQLKELQGAKEALTISRTREDALQKQLTRLLKELKEAKEAQSPEVKLLCSLERKILSMELRHQDREKELQQVIGGSWQALDADQQSNRHRAEVEHWKRLAQDKSRELEAFRLELDSILDILRHLQRQGVVLPITAPPTQRRYDVCQ, from the exons TCCATCTCAGATGACTCTGTGGATTTGGGCGGCACTGACAAGCAGCCCAGTGCTAAAAGCAGTTGGAAGTCAGCACAGAAACCAACAGTGTCTTGGTGGGAAGATGATGACCACAGCGTTCGGGGAACACAGACAG GGATGGCCAAAAGCAGATTTATCAAAACCAAGAAATCTCAGCCTGAGAACAACGATG gaCTGCTGGGATCTGGGAAGACTTTCAGGAAGTCTTTTAGGAAGTCTCAGTCTATtcgggaggaggaggaggatccaGGAGATGCTGGTTTgaaggaagaagagcaggaagcagctgctgtcatcagAGACAGTGCTGAGATAGAGG ACTCAGTGATGGTACCAGCCGCAAACACTACCAACATTGGTTTGGACactctggaggaagaagaggaaaaagccAGATTCTTTGCCCAGCTCGAGGAAGGAGCCTCAGCAACTATAGATTACTCCAAGCTGAACAGGGAGCTGGACTCAACAAGTTCTACCATCGGAACAAGCCTCAG GAAAGCTGAGGAAGCAGTGGAACAGAGTGATGATGATCAGAGAAAGGCCAGAGTCACAGAGCCTGTCAGAGAGTCTCCAG CTTATACAGGCTCTCCACACTACAGTGAAGAttttgaggaagaggagaatggAAAAGAGCCACGGGAGGAG AAGTCTAAAATGTCTCCAGTTCTTGCCAAAG TTTCCCTCTATGATTCCCTGGATGACAACAGTGGAGACAACAGAAGGAAGGACACAGCAGGATCACTGGACAGAG GCCAGTCATATGTGCAGAGTGGGGGCTCAGAGATGGATGCTCTTCATGAGGCCTACAGACAGATCCACGCTGTGGAAGATTCAGATGACCATCATCACCATTATTTATCTCTGGAAGGGAGGGGGGCGATCAACAGACCTGTGTCTCCATCATCCCCCCCTCAGCATGCCAGACTGTCTCTTCAACCTGCTTCTACCAATGAGTCAG agCTCCCCACAGCAGAAGAGTTAATGAGACCCATCCGGCCAGAGGAGGACCATATGAGAGGCTTCACTCTCCAGCCTGTCAG TGCTGTAGTTGACCAAGAAAAGAAACCCCACTTATTGGAAAGGACTTTCCCAGATGTGACATCTCCAGAGTCACAACTGAAGCCACCAGGAGAGGCTGACCCCATTGCAGGGATAAAGGGAGCCAGGAGATTAAGGTCCCCAGACTCTCCCAACCTCAACCTGACATGGAgcatcagacaggaagtagagagGCTGATGCAGGATCAGGACAAATACTCGCCTTCCACATCCTCTCAGGCTGGCAAAGTTAAGAAACAACTG gccTCCCATGGCTCCACTGTTTCTCATCACTCTACATCTTCAGTGAGGAAACCCACTGTGGCTCCTGtgagaggcaggagaggagtggaggggggGACAGCAGTGATCAGCAGGTCAGCAGGACTCAGCAGAGCGACTGCAACCACCAGAGCCCAGCCTTCGATCTCCCGTCCTCTGCAGCAtccacagaaaagaaacaaatccACAAAGAGCCAAGAAAAGGATGACAACACAG CAGATCCAGGTCTAAAGGTGAGCAGTGAGCTGGTGGCATCTGTTCAGTCCTTAGTTACTGTCCTTCAACAGCAGATGATCACCAGCAGTCCTCAAGAtgctacagacacacaagaagCCAGACTGACGCATGATCTTCCAAAGGACAAT acagtggaggacagcTCTCTGGTGAAGGCGCTGAGAGTCCAGCTGGATCACAAAGAGAGGGAGCTGCAGGTGATGAAGGAAGGAGCAGAAGAGCTCCAGTCACTCAGACAACAAAACTACGTACTGCAGAGCAag CTGCGAAGTGCAGAAGAAGCCAGTGAGAAGAAGAGATGGGCTGAGGCCACTGACTCTGCTCGAGAGGAAAGACTTCAGCAGATGGATAAAGaaatcagagagcaggaggtgCTCCTGAAGGGTTACCAGCAG GAGAATGAGaagctgtatttgcaaatgaaGGCTCAGCAGGCCAAGAGTAAGGCCAATGAGGAGGTCATGTTTAATGAAAACCAGAGGCTGCTGAATGAGCTGGCTTTCACCAG GGAGAAGTTGAATAAAACCTCTAAGCCTGTGGGGAATGTCTGCTTAATGGATCACACTCAACGTATAACAGACTTGTTAGctcaaataaatacatttcag AGCAATGAGGCCACGCTGTCTGAGGACATTCGCAGACTGAAGCAAGAAAAGCAGGCTCTGGACGTAGACCTGCAGCtaatgaagaaagagagagacctAGCTAAAGCTCAGGCCATGTCTGCCTCAG GTGACAAGACTTTTGAGATGCGGGTATTAGAGGACaagcacagagaggaagtgacagCGCTGAAAAAGAAGCTGCAGTGGTTTGCTGAGaaccaggagctgctggacaGAGACGCAGGCAGACTGAAGGCTGCTACAGCTGAGATACAGCAGCTCAAAGAGCAG GTCGAGAAGCTGAAAATGGATGTGGGCAAAAGAAGCAGTGAGCAGCAAAGAAAGGCCAAagagagaacagtggacactAAAAAGATGCAGGACCTGGAGCGACAG GTCAAGGAGCTGGAGCAGGTACTAAGACATAGAAACCCAAACTCCCTGCCTGCTCTGATCTAcgctgcagccacagctggcAGTCCAGAGGATATGGACGCTGCCAAGACGTCCCCACCCAGCAGGATCAATGCCCTGCTGGAGCGCAGGATTCAGCGTCTGGAGGCCGAGCTGGAGAGTCACGATGAGGAGGCCAAGCGCAGCCTGCGGGCCATGGAACAGCAGTTCCACCGGATCAAG CTCCGTTACGAGCATCAGATCtcacagctggagcagcagctggaagcAGCAAATTCAGCACCTGGGACCGAGCCGTGGATGTCACAGGTTCGATCGCtggaggaagagctgcagcGTGTGAAGGAAACccagcaggagaaagagaaagtccACCAGGACCAGATCGagtctctccagcagcagctcaaacaaAAG GCCCACCCAAGTCCAGGTCGACACCAGCGTCAGGCCGAGGCCGCATTTGGCGTCCGAATCGAGCGGCTGAACCAAGAGCTCAGTGCCAAGACACGAAGCATTCAGGAGCTGAACCGCACTGTGGAGAGActgcagaaggagaggaggaacatgcTGTCTGTCCCCAACATAAGACCAGAAACCCGTTCTGCAGAGACCAGAGTGCAGCCAGGCCCAGCCAAAGCACTGGCTTCTGTTACTGCAGGAGAAACGTGTGGAGAGAAAGGAACGTTTCCAGCTGCTCATTACGAGAAGACCTACCAGCCCACTGTCTTCACAG GCAGTCATATCTCAGAGGTTCTGCAGGAGAACGAGGCTCTGAAGCAGCacgtggagctgctggagctgcagagtcagcaGGACAAGGAGGCATTAAAGGCTGATGCAGTACACGCCAAGGAGGAGCTGTGCAG GCTACAGGAGCAGTCCGCAGAGCAGCTGTCTGCTATAAAAGCAGAACACTTCAGGGTGTTAGACCAGCTGCGTGCCACCCATGCCCTGGAACACTCGTCCTCAAAGGTTGCTGAACTAGCCAATAAACTCAACACTCAGGAG GTCGTGGTGAAGCATTTGAAAGACCAGCTGAAAGAGCTGCAGGGAGCTAAAGAGGCTCTGACAATATCCAGGACCCGAGAGGACGCGCTGCAAAAGCAG CTGACCAGACTGCTGAAAGAGCTGAAGGAAGCTAAAGAAGCTCAGAGCCCAGAGGTGAAACTCCTGTGTAGCCTGGAGAGGAAGATCCTCAGCATGGAGCTCAGACACCAGGACCGAgagaaagagctgcagcag GTGATTGGGGGGTCATGGCAGGCATTAGATGCTGATCAGCAGTctaacagacacagagcagaggtggagcaCTGGAAGCGTCTGGCTCAGGAcaagagcagagagctggaggctTTCCGTCTGGAGCTGGACTCCATCCTGGACATCCTGAGACATCTCCAAAGACAGGGAGTGGTCCTGCCCATCACAGCCCCGCCTACCCAGAGACGTTAtgatgtgtgtcagtga